The following DNA comes from Candidatus Poribacteria bacterium.
GCGTATCTCAGTGTCATAAACTGAGATAACCAGATATGCGGTACCCGGATAAGCGGGTTCGTCCCATACCGTCGCATCTGCTTTGTCTTTTTCGGAGAAGTATGCTTCGTGATTCGGGTGTGAATGGTAGAAGGCTTTAATCTGCCGTTGTTGGGTCTCAGCCTCTTTGTGAACAGCGATGAGATCGTCGGGATGTATGACATAAGCTGTGCGGGCATCTCTCGGATATTTGTCTGGATCTTCTTGGTGAAGTTCATTCTGTATATTTCGACATTTCCGGACAAATTCTTGTGCTTCGCTTCCTAAGATGATGCCACAGCACTCATTGGGAAACTCCGATTTCGCGTGATCACATATCTGGCTGAGAGTTTCGGGTTGCAGAGTTAACATTGAATAGCAGCCATCGTAGGGGCGAGGTCACCTCGTCCCTACAAGGTTTCCCATAGTCGATAACCGACAGCAATAACGATTAAGACTGATTACATCCACCGGCAATCGCGGGGATAA
Coding sequences within:
- a CDS encoding M67 family metallopeptidase; the encoded protein is MLTLQPETLSQICDHAKSEFPNECCGIILGSEAQEFVRKCRNIQNELHQEDPDKYPRDARTAYVIHPDDLIAVHKEAETQQRQIKAFYHSHPNHEAYFSEKDKADATVWDEPAYPGTAYLVISVYDTEIRAVKAFAWDETAKDFVEVEGAFKET